A stretch of Aphelocoma coerulescens isolate FSJ_1873_10779 chromosome 1A, UR_Acoe_1.0, whole genome shotgun sequence DNA encodes these proteins:
- the LOC138104808 gene encoding inositol 1,4,5-trisphosphate receptor-interacting protein-like 1 produces the protein MKGEKNEDGNGEEHGNVASTEEGADKASEGDSNNVKVKEDRHSSEHRTSDQKGKDQENRDANVKGKKNEDGKEEEGGNVAASEKEGRGDGKDKGSRGGTEEEEDTRDVGNKRGILLVDRIQCPVEDVERGRSVAAELMESFTRVFTDSVSNSFYPVPQEAIGVGSAFEGWSPREQDVVYRMLVPLNPPLGHAFHLELNSAGQMAARTFCVRVELVCTCEREQLGEKLLCFLHHSQKELRRKQKPSLLKTLCTGSYLDVEKTSHWFYKLVRCSWLHLPQSYSWHLVFQPCSRSCQFRLSKGKESLMVEMLFGVRHGDSDIFVVSQPTEAQKGGSSSSVSSRPAKAESIASTAWPETYAVAEAKFFQHVARQVPCESLHLKCLQLFTYILRGTGFSSSTWKTVVMHVLTTVPLSKWRRREFERRLWDIMAYLRRCLQLKRLEHFVLGNKRLPAEISLPPAMRTVEPLNLFEHLARDPAAHAEAMQAYGQLRFRLWMLLSSH, from the coding sequence atgaagggagaaaagaatgaagatggaaatggagaggagcacggcAACGTTGCTTCAACTGAAGAAGGTGCTGATAAAGCAAGTGAAGGAGACAGCAACAATGTGAAGGTGAAGGAAGACCGGCATTCCAGTGAACACAGAACCAGTGATCAGAAGGGGAAggatcaggaaaacagggatgcgaatgtgaaaggcaagaagaatgaagatggaaaagaagaagaaggtggaaatgtggctgccagtgaaaaagaaggCCGCGGTGATGGCAAGGACAAAGGCAGCCGTGGTGGaactgaagaggaagaagacacCCGGGACGTTGGGAATAAGCGAGGGATCCTTTTAGTGGATCGCATACAGTGTCCTGTCGAGGACGTAGAGAGAGGTCGCTCAGTGGCAGCGGAGCTGATGGAGAGCTTCACGCGTGTCTTTACTGACAGCGTGAGCAATAGTTTCTACCCGGTGCCTCAAGAAGCCAtcggggtgggcagtgcctttgAGGGTTGGAGTCCCCGTGAGCAGGATGTGGTGTACCGCATGCTGGTCCCACTGAATCCCCCGCTGGGACACGccttccacctggagctgaacagtgccgggcagatggcagcaaggaccttctgcgtccgtgtggagctggtgtgcacgtgcgagagggagcagctgggcgagaagctgttgtgcttcctgcaccactCGCAGAAGGAGCTGCGGCGgaagcagaagcccagcctCCTAAAGACACTCTGCACCGGCTCCTACCTGGACGTGGAGAAAACCTCCCACTGGTTCTACAAGCTGGTGAGATGCTCgtggctgcatttgcctcagtCGTACTCGTGGCACTTggtgtttcagccctgcagccggTCCTGCCAATTCCGGCTGAGcaaaggcaaggagagcctgatGGTGGAGATGCTGTTTGGGGTGCGCCACGGGGACTCCGACATCTTTGTGGTcagccagcccacagaggcccagaaaggcggctccagcagctctgtcagcagCCGGCCCGCCAAGGCCGAGTCCATCGCAAGCACAGCGTGGCCTGAGACGtacgctgtggcagaggcaaaattcttccagcacgtggccaggcaggtgccgtgtgagagcttgcacctgaaatgcctgcagctcttcacctaCATCCTGAGGGGCACAGGTTTTTCCAGCTCGACCTGGAAGACTGTGGTCATGCACGTGCTGACCACCGTACCGCTGTCCAAGTGGCGCAGGAGGGAATTTGAGCGGCGGCTGTGGGACATCATGGCATACCTGCGCCGCTGCCTGCAGTTGAAACGCCTGGAGCACTTTGTCCTGGGCAACAAGAGGCTTCCTGCGGAGATCAGCTTGCCGCCGGCAATGCGAACGGTCGAGCCGCTCAACCTCTTTGAGCACCTGGCCCGAGATCCGGCCGCCCACGCGGAGGCGATGCAAGCTTACGGTCAGCTGCGATTCCGCCTCTggatgctgctctccagccactga